One Alicyclobacillus acidoterrestris DNA window includes the following coding sequences:
- a CDS encoding fatty acid desaturase, whose product MTIDIQEEHGNWKKNVVLFQKSDTRKSVWQLINTIVPFLGLWWAAYLCLSVSIWITLPLAMLASGFFVRIFIIFHDCCHHSFFKSRRANEIVGIITGILTCFPYHQWKYEHAVHHATSGNLGRRGTGDMWTLTVNEYKQLSFVKRTVYRVYRNPVMMFGVGPVHLFLNQYRFNRKGAGKKERVNTHVTNFTLIAILTGLSFILGWKSVLLVEGPILYLAGIVGIWLFYVQHQFEHSYFEKSDKWDYVRAALQGSSFYQLPKILQWLTGNIGYHHVHHLGPKVPNYYLQQMHESTELFCNVPAVTLASSLHALRYRLWDEESHRFVAFNEVAMEPLGRRVIISQLYNVTRLIGMLFKRLKSQS is encoded by the coding sequence ATGACTATAGATATTCAAGAAGAACATGGAAATTGGAAGAAAAATGTTGTCCTTTTTCAGAAGTCGGACACTAGGAAAAGTGTTTGGCAACTGATAAACACGATTGTGCCCTTTCTCGGACTATGGTGGGCAGCTTATCTATGTTTGTCTGTTTCGATTTGGATTACCTTGCCCCTCGCAATGTTGGCATCGGGATTTTTCGTTCGGATTTTCATTATATTTCATGATTGTTGTCACCATTCGTTCTTCAAAAGCCGAAGAGCCAATGAGATAGTCGGGATTATAACAGGGATTCTGACTTGCTTCCCATATCATCAGTGGAAGTATGAACACGCCGTTCACCATGCCACCAGCGGTAACTTGGGACGACGCGGGACCGGGGATATGTGGACGTTGACGGTCAATGAGTATAAACAATTATCCTTCGTAAAGAGAACGGTTTATCGGGTGTATCGAAATCCTGTCATGATGTTTGGTGTTGGGCCAGTCCATCTATTTCTCAATCAATATCGATTTAACCGAAAAGGAGCCGGAAAAAAGGAACGTGTAAACACACACGTGACGAACTTCACACTGATCGCCATTCTAACGGGCCTCAGTTTTATCCTCGGATGGAAATCTGTACTTCTTGTAGAGGGACCGATTCTTTACTTGGCAGGTATAGTCGGAATCTGGTTGTTTTACGTGCAGCACCAGTTTGAACACTCATACTTTGAAAAGTCGGATAAATGGGATTATGTTCGTGCTGCACTGCAGGGTAGCTCATTTTATCAATTGCCGAAGATATTACAGTGGTTAACTGGAAACATCGGGTATCACCACGTTCATCATTTGGGCCCTAAAGTTCCAAATTACTATCTTCAGCAGATGCATGAAAGTACGGAGTTGTTCTGTAATGTTCCAGCTGTTACCTTGGCCTCCAGTCTCCACGCGCTTCGCTACCGACTGTGGGATGAAGAAAGCCATCGATTTGTCGCGTTCAACGAAGTCGCGATGGAGCCCCTAGGGCGGCGTGTCATCATCAGTCAACTATACAACGTGACTCGTTTGATTGGGATGCTGTTTAAAAGGTTAAAATCTCAGTCGTGA
- a CDS encoding cold-shock protein gives MKQGTVKWFNGEKGFGFIEVAGGDDVFVHFSAIQSNGFRTLDEGQRVEFDVTDGPKGLQAANVVVIG, from the coding sequence TTGAAGCAAGGAACAGTGAAGTGGTTTAACGGTGAAAAAGGGTTCGGTTTTATCGAAGTTGCGGGTGGAGACGATGTATTCGTTCACTTCAGCGCCATTCAAAGCAATGGTTTTCGTACGTTAGACGAAGGACAACGCGTTGAATTCGACGTTACTGACGGTCCAAAAGGCTTGCAAGCCGCCAATGTGGTTGTTATCGGTTAA
- a CDS encoding ATP-binding protein produces the protein MFDQTGSPVRMIGTAQDITERKLLEMEIQMREERYRRLVENSLEAIAIIQDRKFIFINGVGLEMFGVSDMDEIIGQDYLDFLAPSHHEESKIRLAAILSEQPIDPVEFQWRKKNGEVFHAELLGTYIGDNAIKISLRDITERKKTDELLLRSEKLNAVGQLAAGVAHEIRNPLTSLKGFTQMLHAMSKGKEKRYFEIMNAELDRIKMILSEMLVLAKPQSTHFRKSHIKLILHEVITLLSALANMRSVDIQTAFDDNEVAMVLCDENQLKQVFINIIKNAIEAMHSGGILRVHVKTQGNQLCIEFIDQGEGIPEDRIPKVGEPFYTTKEKGTGLGLMVSRKIITAHHGDMEISSKKGHGTTVRVILPVES, from the coding sequence TTGTTTGATCAAACGGGAAGTCCAGTTCGCATGATTGGTACCGCGCAGGACATTACGGAGAGAAAACTACTTGAAATGGAGATACAGATGAGGGAGGAACGTTATCGACGATTGGTGGAGAATTCTCTAGAGGCGATAGCTATCATTCAAGACAGAAAATTTATCTTCATCAATGGTGTTGGATTAGAAATGTTTGGTGTAAGTGATATGGACGAGATAATCGGACAGGATTACTTAGATTTCCTAGCTCCGAGCCATCATGAGGAAAGCAAAATACGTCTTGCTGCGATTCTGTCCGAACAGCCAATAGATCCTGTTGAGTTTCAATGGCGTAAGAAAAATGGTGAAGTGTTCCATGCGGAATTGCTTGGGACATACATAGGTGACAATGCGATTAAAATTTCCCTTCGAGATATTACGGAGAGAAAGAAAACCGATGAACTGTTGTTGAGGTCGGAGAAACTGAATGCAGTCGGTCAACTCGCTGCGGGCGTCGCACATGAAATCAGAAACCCGCTCACTTCCCTAAAAGGTTTTACGCAGATGTTGCATGCCATGTCCAAAGGAAAAGAAAAGCGGTATTTCGAAATCATGAATGCTGAACTCGACCGGATCAAAATGATTCTGAGTGAAATGTTAGTGTTGGCTAAACCCCAGTCCACTCACTTCCGAAAGAGCCACATTAAATTAATTTTGCATGAAGTGATCACGCTCTTGTCAGCACTGGCTAACATGAGAAGCGTTGACATTCAAACAGCGTTCGATGATAACGAAGTCGCTATGGTATTGTGCGACGAAAATCAGTTGAAACAAGTGTTTATCAATATCATTAAAAATGCGATTGAGGCGATGCATTCGGGTGGGATACTGCGTGTTCACGTGAAAACACAAGGCAATCAGCTGTGCATTGAGTTTATTGATCAGGGGGAAGGCATTCCCGAAGACCGCATTCCAAAGGTCGGAGAACCTTTTTACACAACGAAGGAAAAGGGAACAGGGCTTGGATTAATGGTCAGTCGCAAAATCATTACTGCCCATCACGGTGACATGGAGATATCCAGTAAAAAGGGACATGGAACAACCGTCCGGGTTATTTTACCTGTGGAATCGTGA
- a CDS encoding DUF1796 family putative cysteine peptidase, producing the protein MQLREIKRPYELIVSLGSACAPATHLRRHNLRKFSMPFDWVVSQSLSDINRILRGKFEGYMELSNMERIDGVAHLVENGVIKPVKTYFIKDNRYNIISVHDFPVTKHWVEHYPQYKEKLNYRVNRFLEQLAASKSVLFVRWSADRDEVMELKSVLSEFVQGDINILIINPRVELEAPIEGEWGIPGVCLVYTGVNSEDVTTWDIVLNGITLRNTDNERV; encoded by the coding sequence GTGCAGTTACGTGAGATAAAGAGGCCATATGAATTGATCGTTAGTCTTGGTAGCGCTTGTGCACCGGCAACACATTTAAGGAGGCATAATTTGAGGAAATTCTCCATGCCGTTTGATTGGGTTGTATCGCAGTCTCTCTCTGACATCAATCGGATATTAAGGGGTAAATTCGAGGGTTATATGGAATTGAGCAACATGGAACGGATCGACGGAGTCGCCCATTTGGTTGAAAATGGAGTAATAAAACCTGTTAAAACCTATTTTATAAAGGACAACCGATATAACATAATTTCAGTTCATGATTTCCCAGTGACCAAACACTGGGTTGAGCACTACCCGCAGTATAAGGAAAAACTGAATTATCGAGTGAACCGATTTCTCGAACAATTGGCCGCTTCCAAATCTGTATTATTTGTCCGATGGTCCGCAGATCGGGACGAGGTAATGGAACTGAAAAGTGTCCTGAGTGAGTTTGTGCAAGGGGATATCAATATATTGATTATAAACCCGAGGGTCGAACTGGAGGCTCCGATAGAAGGGGAGTGGGGGATACCTGGTGTCTGTTTGGTTTATACGGGTGTCAACTCTGAAGACGTCACGACTTGGGATATTGTTCTGAATGGAATTACGCTTCGGAACACGGATAACGAACGTGTTTAA
- a CDS encoding TetR family transcriptional regulator: protein MSIERSFKYNGRMVKRDPESKKRQLLEAALKEFSAYGLAGSRIDRIAERAGCSAGLVYTYFGSKDGLFDAVLNDIVDQTVTNIPITPEDLPEYAGRLFDAAEQHPDVARVVMWHRLERGGAGQQIPGGSDAARHKIDAIRSAQEAGKLPSHFDAEQLMLLVQSIASLWTSQPPEIAELVAAKSDRDRRRATVVEAVRRLLANSDD from the coding sequence TTGTCAATTGAACGTTCATTCAAATATAATGGGCGCATGGTAAAGAGAGATCCAGAATCAAAGAAACGACAATTATTAGAGGCAGCCCTGAAGGAATTTTCTGCATATGGGCTAGCCGGAAGCCGGATTGACCGGATAGCCGAGCGCGCCGGATGCAGTGCAGGGTTAGTTTATACCTATTTTGGCAGCAAGGACGGGCTGTTTGACGCTGTGCTGAATGATATCGTCGATCAAACTGTGACCAACATTCCCATTACGCCGGAGGACTTGCCAGAGTACGCAGGGAGACTTTTCGACGCAGCCGAGCAACATCCCGATGTCGCTCGCGTGGTGATGTGGCATCGACTTGAGCGGGGAGGGGCTGGTCAGCAGATACCTGGGGGCAGCGACGCAGCAAGGCATAAAATTGATGCAATTCGATCCGCCCAGGAAGCAGGCAAGCTACCTTCTCACTTCGACGCTGAACAGTTGATGCTACTCGTCCAAAGCATCGCTTCTTTGTGGACATCGCAACCTCCCGAAATCGCGGAACTGGTGGCTGCAAAATCTGACCGGGATCGTCGTCGCGCAACTGTGGTCGAGGCCGTCAGGAGATTGCTGGCGAATTCCGATGACTGA
- a CDS encoding cold-inducible protein YdjO-related protein translates to MILHGLFDSGRGLLMNFNNRRKPASEYVYDDIVIWQCSDCDCWSRNEFVHGDEPLCPMCKGKMSQQVKNIRVE, encoded by the coding sequence ATGATTCTACATGGGCTTTTCGATTCTGGAAGAGGGTTGTTGATGAATTTCAACAATAGGAGAAAGCCAGCTTCTGAATACGTTTATGACGACATTGTTATATGGCAGTGCTCAGATTGTGACTGTTGGTCGAGGAATGAATTTGTTCACGGTGATGAACCGCTTTGCCCCATGTGTAAGGGCAAGATGAGTCAACAGGTAAAAAATATTCGGGTCGAATAA
- a CDS encoding multidrug effflux MFS transporter: protein MKSNKHNLRFAFMLATFSGLGPFTFDMYLPSFPQMVKFFGTTASTIQISLTACLLGLALGQITMGALSDVHGRRKPLIIAMIIYCLSSLGCAIAPNIGIFIALRFIQGFAVSAGTISSAIARDTHSGTELTKFFSLISVMSSVAPLLAPLAGSAVISFTKWQGVFYLLGMLGFILSITTIWRLKESLPVEKRIRSNVGDMFGNFKTLLGNRVYMGYVLAQGFMLGGVFAYVAGTPFVYQKIYGVSPQVFAMLFALNGIVLITASQIVRKLAGRIPEHRILHFGLGLSFVATITVLVVVLTHGPLFALVIPLVCYVAAMGTIGPVSFTLAMESQGHIAGSASALLGVIPFLLGCVSSPLVGIAGEYSAVPLSLILLSASLLSIASYTFLTFMRRVKVQSTEMV from the coding sequence ATGAAATCAAACAAACATAACCTTAGATTTGCGTTTATGTTGGCCACGTTTTCTGGTTTAGGGCCGTTTACCTTTGACATGTATCTTCCGTCCTTTCCACAAATGGTGAAGTTTTTCGGGACCACAGCGTCGACGATTCAGATCAGTTTGACAGCTTGTCTATTAGGATTAGCACTCGGACAAATAACGATGGGTGCGTTAAGCGATGTCCATGGCAGACGAAAACCACTGATTATTGCTATGATTATTTACTGTTTATCTTCGCTCGGTTGTGCGATTGCACCAAACATTGGGATTTTTATCGCCTTGCGTTTTATACAAGGCTTCGCGGTGTCGGCGGGAACCATTTCCAGTGCGATTGCTCGTGACACGCACAGTGGTACGGAACTCACGAAGTTTTTTTCGCTCATCAGTGTGATGAGCAGCGTCGCGCCCTTGCTTGCTCCGCTTGCAGGAAGTGCGGTCATCTCGTTTACCAAATGGCAAGGCGTGTTCTACTTGTTGGGTATGCTCGGCTTCATCCTTTCCATCACGACCATCTGGAGACTGAAGGAGAGCTTGCCCGTCGAGAAGCGCATTCGCAGCAATGTTGGCGACATGTTTGGAAACTTTAAGACGCTCTTAGGAAATCGGGTGTATATGGGGTACGTGTTAGCACAGGGGTTTATGCTTGGCGGTGTATTTGCTTATGTCGCCGGCACCCCGTTTGTCTACCAAAAAATTTACGGCGTTTCTCCGCAAGTGTTTGCTATGCTCTTCGCATTGAATGGAATTGTGTTAATCACAGCTTCGCAAATCGTCCGTAAATTAGCGGGACGAATCCCTGAGCACCGAATTCTTCACTTTGGGCTCGGACTGTCGTTTGTCGCAACCATCACTGTGCTCGTTGTCGTTTTGACACATGGACCACTTTTTGCACTCGTCATTCCACTCGTTTGCTACGTCGCGGCAATGGGAACCATCGGTCCCGTTTCGTTCACATTGGCGATGGAATCCCAAGGCCATATTGCGGGAAGTGCTTCTGCGTTGCTCGGCGTGATCCCGTTTTTATTAGGTTGTGTCAGCTCTCCGTTAGTGGGGATTGCAGGCGAGTACTCGGCAGTGCCATTAAGTCTCATCCTTTTGTCGGCGAGCTTACTTTCTATCGCTAGCTATACATTTTTAACATTCATGAGAAGAGTGAAAGTGCAATCGACGGAAATGGTTTAA
- a CDS encoding SDR family NAD(P)-dependent oxidoreductase, translating into MSKKVWFITGASRGFGLAIAEAALHRGDFVVATARNPRALDKLVSTSEGRACAVPLDVTDKAAAQQAIARGVEEFWRIDVVVNNAGYADLGSIEETPSDQFRAQIETNLFGVIHVSRAAIPVFRKQQYGRFIQFSTIGGRRPAGPGLAAYTAAKHGVEGFSGVLAAEMKPFGVKVTLIEPGGFRTDWAGSSMKIIEPGEPYRETVGILLSIFNDAAKAGRHPIGDPKKAANIILQVADMEEPPMWLPLGSDAVTMIRQADEWKLAELNKWEALSLSTDADDDAIHPDLSKL; encoded by the coding sequence ATGTCGAAGAAAGTATGGTTCATTACGGGAGCTTCACGCGGATTTGGACTTGCCATTGCGGAAGCGGCACTCCATCGCGGCGATTTTGTGGTTGCCACGGCGCGAAATCCACGGGCGCTCGATAAGCTCGTATCGACAAGCGAGGGCCGGGCGTGTGCCGTTCCATTGGACGTCACCGACAAAGCGGCAGCACAACAGGCCATCGCTCGTGGCGTGGAGGAATTTTGGCGAATTGACGTTGTCGTCAACAATGCCGGATACGCCGACCTTGGCTCCATTGAGGAAACCCCGTCAGACCAGTTTCGCGCTCAAATTGAGACGAATCTATTTGGCGTCATCCATGTAAGTCGCGCAGCAATACCCGTCTTTCGAAAGCAACAGTACGGGCGGTTTATCCAGTTCTCCACAATCGGTGGGCGCCGACCCGCGGGACCAGGGCTCGCTGCTTATACCGCCGCTAAACACGGCGTCGAAGGTTTTTCTGGTGTACTTGCCGCCGAAATGAAGCCCTTCGGCGTGAAAGTGACTTTAATTGAACCAGGTGGGTTTCGTACGGACTGGGCGGGATCGTCCATGAAAATCATCGAGCCGGGGGAGCCATATCGAGAGACGGTTGGAATATTATTGTCAATTTTTAACGATGCCGCAAAAGCCGGTAGGCACCCAATTGGTGACCCGAAAAAGGCGGCAAACATCATCCTTCAAGTTGCCGACATGGAAGAACCACCAATGTGGCTCCCGTTAGGAAGCGATGCCGTAACGATGATCAGACAGGCAGATGAATGGAAACTCGCCGAACTGAATAAGTGGGAAGCGCTGTCCCTCTCAACCGACGCGGATGATGATGCAATCCATCCAGACCTCAGTAAACTCTGA